The following is a genomic window from Lagenorhynchus albirostris chromosome 2, mLagAlb1.1, whole genome shotgun sequence.
AAAGTGGGTTATGGGAAACAGAATTACGGTTAACTTCTACTTACTGGGTGAACATTCACCCATGTCAGTGTAGACACGGCTCCTCTCCCAAGAGCTCTCGGTCTAGTCGGGGTGCACGGTGAGGGGTACCCATCCTACAAATGGGTACAGTACAAAGAAACCCAGAAGTTGCTTGCTGCGTGTTGCCTTTGGGGCGTGGCTGACTTACCGACCCTCGGTCTGATGTGAACATTGACCGCGTGAAAGTGTAAACCTAGATTGTTTAACGTGACCTGCCGCACCGGAGGCTAGATACAGAAAGGGGGCTCTGGTCCAACAACAGAGAGGTGGGTTAGACCTCAGGAAGGACTTTCTCCATCCTGGTCGAGCGACTTCGAGGGGCCTCTTTGTCACGGGAGCTCGGGTGTGAGGTGGACACCGGGCTTGGTCATGGCCCGTCTTGCTTGAAAGCAGGGGGCGCGCGGGAGCTGCCCGGGACACGGGGGCGCCTGAGAGGCTCCGGCCTGGCCTCTCTGCTTCATTCCCGCAGCCTTTTGGTCCGTGGCCGCCGCGGACAGCGCATCTGGGTCCTGGCGATTTTTGCCCCTTTTCCAATTCTGACTCTTCCTTCCAGTCGGGACAGTTCAATGAGGACATGATCCCCACCGTGGGCTTCAACATGCGCAAGATCACCAAAGGGAACGTGACCATCAAGGTGCGCGGCCGAGCTGGCCCCTGGGCGCAGGCCCACGGCCGCagaggatgtgtgtgtgcatgtgcacgtgtgcgcgtgtgtgcatgtgtctgtatGTGTCGGGCCTCCGGAGGAGAAGCTAGCGGAAAGCAGAGGCTTGGGTCCGACCGGATAGTTGGGGAAAGAGCTCAGGTAGGCTTAGGAGTCAGGGACGTAGAGAGAGAAGGAATTCcggtggggcgggcggggggcacGTGGGAGCCAGCATGGACTGGGGGCCTGCCTGCTGCTGACACCCGCTCACCTCTCTTGCTCAGCTCTGGGACATCGGGGGACAGCCCCgcttccgcagcatgtgggagcgCTACTGCCGAGGAGTGAGCGCCATCGTGTAAGTGTGCAGCAGGGCCGTGGTCGTTGGCAGGTGACTCACACCTGTGTGCAGCTGCCTTTGCTTTGACACACGCTCTGGACGCCCACCAGCCAGTCTGAGAACCAGAGGACTGACCACTTCATGCTGAAGCATCTGTGTGTCCCTCCTCATCTCCCTGCCTACCCCCAACCCAGACTCACCCTTATCCTGAATTTTGTATGATTTAGTGGTTCATtcccttgcttttgtttttcctttcattgttggtcgtgccacacagcttgtgggatcttagttccccagccagggattgaacccaggcccttggcagtgagcaccgagtgctaaccactggactgccagggaattctctcccttgctttttaaaaataattttattctacgTATATATATGCCCAAACAAAAGATCATTTAGCTTTCGtcgtttggtttggttttttttcgtggtacacgggcctctcaccgctgcggcctctcccgttgcggagcacaggctccggacgcgcaggctcagcggccacagctcatgggcccagccgctccgcggcatgtgggatcttcccagaccggggcacgaacccgtgtcccctgcatcggcaggcggactctcaaccactgcgccaccagggaagcccagctttcgttgtttttaatctgatttttaaatttaaatttttatgtatttttatttttttatagtttttaaaggtgacactccatttacagttatatcaaaatattggctctattccccgtgttgtaaAGTACATTtttgtagcctatcttacacccagtaaccagatttgtttttattattcttattatttaaaaaaattttttggccgcacagcatgaaggctcttagttcccagaccagtgatccaacccttgccccctgcagtggaagctccgaGTCctataaccactggaccaccagggaagtccccaacctgatttttaaaaaaacattttgatgCAGAAAAGTCTTCTGGGGCTTCCTTTGCTGTTTTCACCCCCTTGTCTAGCCAGCCCTGCCCTGAGAACGTAAGCGGGTCACTCTGGGAAGGACTTAGGTCTAATCCTATGGGGCCCAGCGCTGCCACCGGAGCGGCAGCTTCTCCAGAGGTCTGGGGGATGGGACAAGGGCCGGCCGCAGCAGCCCCTGCAGGTTCTCACTCCCATCAGTTCAGAAGACATTCTCAGAGCACCTGCCTGAGCCGTCCCAGGTGGCGGAGACCCCGGGTGTCGAGCCAGAGCTGCTGCAGCTccttcccccccaaccccgcaGCCTGTGGTGTCAGCTTGTCCCCACCTGCCGCCCCCCAGGTACATGGTGGATGCCGCTGACCAAGAGAAGATTGAGGCCTCCAAGAATGAACTCCACAACCTACTGGACAAGCCCCAGCTGCAGGGCATCCCGGTCAGCCCCGAGTGGAGTGGGAGGGTCGGGGGCTCGCCGGGAAGGCCGGGGACcgctgggggcaggtgggggtaAACACTGCtggcggtggggggagggaggggtgcggatgcaaCGGGGCTGCGGAAGCCAGCCCCCTTCTCGGGGCAGCCAGGCCGTGGCTGCCCTGGACCGAGCCCTGCCCTCCCTTCTCGGCAGGTCCTAGTCCTGGGCAACAAGCGAGACCTCCCGGGAGCCTTGGATGAGAAGGAGCTGATCGAGAAAATGTGAGTTGGCCACTCTTCCCTgtccttcctccctgctccccaaacTCCCAGGCGCCAGAGCAGAGGGCTCGTTGCTGCTCTCGGCGCCCACCGCTTGGTGGCGCTAGAGCGCGCCTGCCCGAGCCCCGCCCttcgcccctccccctccccgtccctCTATCCCCGACCGCCCCCGcgcccggcccccggcccccagccccttgCTCAGTGGCAACCTCAGCAGACAGCTCTGGTCCCCTGCAGGAATCTGTCTGCCATCCAGGACCGAGAGATCTGCTGCTACTCCATCTCCTGCAAAGAAAAGGACAACATCGGTGGGTCTGGGGGCGTCGCTGCGCTcgcggggagggcaggaggggaaggcAGCCGGTGGCTCTCTCCTTGGAGCCCGGAGCGCCGTGGCTCTCCTGGGCAGGACAGGCAGCGGGAAGCCCCGATGCTGAGCATCACCCCAGCTCTGCCGTCAACTGGTGTGTGATCGTGGGCAAATACCCCCTCTCCTTGGGGCTCACTCCCTGCCTGTGACGTCGTAGGGTCGGACCCTTCTGGTCTGAGGGACTCGTCCTATGGCTCCGTCTCTTTCACCGCAGCCAGACGCCCTTGCACCCATCAGGGGCTGTTCGGAGCTTGGCAGCTGGAAGCTGGGCTTGTGATGCCCTTAGAGTTGACCCTAGCTGCAgcgcgccccctccccccccgccccggccagGTGTGTGCTCTACCCTCAGGAGAACCAGCCCTGAAGCCCTGTAACCTCCTCTCTTGCCCCGCAGACATCACCCTACAGTGGCTTATCCAGCACTCAAAGTCACGGAGAAGCTGAGACTGCGGCCCCGCCCCCTCGGACCAGGGACCGCCCTCCGGATCTGAAGCCGagctcccgccccctccccccgccgccccccaagCCCACCCCTCCTTACTTGGTGtggggaggggccctctgggGGTCCCAGAGTCCTGTTCTGCTGAGGTTTGAACTCCcgattttattgtaaaataaattgCTCCCCTCCGGTCCTctaacctcccccctcccctctccctttgtctctccgccgccctgcttccctccctctctgaaGCCCCGCCCCACAGCCCCGCCTCCTCTCCTGTCCCGCTCCCGGCTTCCCTTTCCCACACTCTTCTGTTATTGTCCTGTGTGtacagtatatatatgtatatatattttaattttttaatttaagcaaAGACTAAAATCAACCATTTGATGCTGCAGGGGCCAGTCAGGATCTGGGAGGGGGCGGTCTGGAGAGAAGGAGAATAGCGGGGTTAGCTGGGGCCGGTTCAGATCAGGAAAGGTGAGGCTGGCACAGGGGCAGGTACCAGCCCAGGCACGGGTGTCCGTCCCCACGTCCCGTTTGTCTCCACTTCCCAGTCTGGCCTGTCTCCGCAGTGTTGGAATGTCACAGGCTGACGGGAGCTTCCGGAGACGCTCTTCTCTGCCGCCAGCCTCAGCATGGCCACCAGGCACAAGCAGGCGCCGGAGACCGGGGAGCCGAAGGGGCAGGAGGCCAGCGCCCTAGCAGCCCCTCCCGCCTGTTCCTGGCTCCCAGCTCCGGGCCGTCACCTCCACGGGCCACCTCATTTTCTGTTCTCGTTTTGCAGAGTTGCACAAGGAGAGAACTCGGCATGGGGGGTTggttctttgggttttgttttctgtttgtttaatgATTTGTAAAGTGAtgtccctcttccttttttacaCTTTTCAGCTCATGTTTAACCTCTGTTTGGAAAATGATTCTTGTAACTGTACATTTTTTTGCCTCCTAACAACAACAAGAATAAATGACAATTTTGTGTTGGGGGGGGTGCGCGGTGcggtttttttttctgtccacGGCCCGGCAGGCTGGGGACTCTGGTTCCCGACCCTGGGCGCACCCAGCCAAAGGGAGGCACGCGCTCGCCCCGGGCGCACAATGGCCCTTCACAGAGCAGCCCCCGCGAGCGCGCCGGCTCCTGCCCTGCCGCCTCCTCTAGTCGGACCTTCCTGTGTCCCCAGCTCAGCCAGCAGCTGCCAGGGGAATGGAGGGGGTCTGTGTCCGGAACTGCCCGGCTGCACCCGGTGTGTGCGGGACGGAGCCCGCTTCCTGGAGTCTGTCCAGGCCCCCACCTGCAGCCAGAGGTGGCGGAGCCGGTGAATTGTCCTGGGGGGCGCGGGGTCAGTGCCGGGCCTGCAGAGCCCACGGCTTACCACCCTTAGCGGCTCCTCTGTTGGTGTCCAGGCTGCTGGCTTCCCGGCAGAGGCCgtgccctcccttccctgcccacccccggcccctcccagcCCACTCCACTCCTAGAGCTGGTCCCCTCTGCCCGCAGCCGTGGCCTCGGAGGCTTGCGCCCCGCTTCCCAAATCCGGGGCCATCTTGACCCACTTTTACCGTAAGCCCCGCCCCCTGGCTCCCCTCAGCCTGGAGACGGAGCGGCCCTGCGGAAGGTCTGGCCCTGCTGAAGGCTCCACCCCTTCTCGCCGCACCTCTGCAGGGAGGAAGCCACTTGCACCGTCCTGGGAGCAGGGCCTTCCCTCGTGGCTCTGAGCTCACCGGCCCTTCCTCGCTGCTTCCTCTTGGAGCCTCCTGGTCATCAGAACCGCAGGGAGGAATGGCCTGCCTGGAGAGGGCTTCCCCACTGCCGGGGAGTTTGGGGAGAGAATGCAGATGGAATTTGGCGGAGGGAGCTAGATGACTTCAGGTTCCTTGCAACCCCTAAAGGATAGGACACGTGCCCGCTGGTCGAGGATGTCGAAGCTGGGGCCGGGCTGTCCCCTGGGCCCTCGTGGCTGCTGAGGTGGCTGGAGATGCCACGGCCTGGGAGGCTGGGACAGGACCAACAGTCACTGGTCTGGCGAGCAGGATGGGGAGTTTTAGGGATGAGCTGCCTTTCTCACCTCCTGCGTCCTCTGAGGAGATAAGACAGGATGGGCTGGTCGCCAGCAAGCAGGCATCCTCCTGCCCCAGTGCCTGCacccagcacacagcaggtgcttcgTAGGACAGACTGCGTATATGTACACCAGCATGGGGGGGGGGCCCTTTGCACGCCTGGCCAAGCCTGCTCTGCAGTTCTGGAGAATTGAACCcccaaagggagggagggaaggaaggtgcCAGGCGTCATGCCGGGAGCTTTATGTATCTTGTCTCATTCAATGACTCCAGGCCTCTGTGTGGGGGGGTTATTCCTGTTTAACTGATGGGGTCCAGTAACTGCGTCCAGTCCGGCCCAAGGGAGGCAATTCTCAGTGCAAGGTGCGCATACTGACGGAGTCAGGGCAGCTCAGTGGGTTGGCCCTCCTTCCACCTGGCTGACATCAGGGCTCAGGGTTGGTCCCCTAAAGACCCAGCTCAAGTCCACTGCCAGCTGCCGCCCCACCCCAAGCCCAGGACCCCTAGGCAACAAATGCCACATTGTTCCCCCAGCTGGCCTAGCCGGAGAGACAGTGGCTCTTTCCCAAGGCCCGCTGGCCTGCTGACTAATCCTGCAAGCCACTCACGTTGGCGGGGCCCAGGGCAGCGGTGGTGGCAGGGCCTCAGAAccgcagggaggggcaggggccccTTTGTGGCAGAGCCCCCCAACAGGATGCGGCGGTGCCCCCTCGCCGCCCCCAGCCTCCCATCCTCGGCCTGCGCGTCCCGCCTTCACCCTGGcccccctcctccatcccatAGGAGGCTGCCGGTGCATCTgggactggggctggggtggggggagagggaagggcccCGGTCACCTCAGCACCGCAAGCCTGCCCTTGGTCTCCTCTCCAGCCTGCTCCCCCCACCGTCTTAAGTTGCTGCAGACAGAGCTGGGGGCTTTGGTCACTGCGGCAGCGGTCGGCCGAGAAACGGGTGGGTGTCTCTCCCGCACAAAGAGTGTGCAGCCAGCAGCGCCATCGCCTAGCAACGGCCTCCCTCTCTCTTGGCATCACCCGTCCTGAGGGTGGGTGCCAGGGGGAGAGAACAAGGCCACTAAGATCCGcaggagtgggggaaggaggctTGGCTCCGGGCTGAGGCCAGGGGGTATGGGCGGGGTGGGCAGAGGAGAATGGAGCCCAGGGCACCGGGCAATGCCTGTGCCTCCCCGACCCTGCCCTGGGGACCCTCCTGAGGCCCTGCGCAGGTGATCCAGGCAGAGCTGGCAGCAGGAGCTCCGCGGGAGCCCGAGCTGCGCTTCAGATGGGAAGGGTGGGCTTGCGGGGCGGGGAGTGGTCTGTGGCCTAGGCCAAGGTGTCCCTTTGTTTGACCTCATGCCAACTTCGCTGGGCCCGGGCGGGGCTAAGGGGCCTCTGGAAGGGCCCCCTGtcgtggggggtgggggggaccagagagaggaaagaaggctcTGTGGGGCTGTCGATGGAGCTCTGCCTGccgggaagggggtgggggggggcgggcggggggcagGCAGCTGGGCCGTCTGTAGGCTAAACAGTCTGTTCTAAGAAGCCAAACAAGGGCAGCTCTCAGAGAGGCTGGAAGCCCCCCAGGCTGCTGGTTGCCCTCGAATGGGGgctttgtggggagggaggaacagCAGCGGGGGCTCCCGGGGAGATAAGTTTGCAGCCTTCTACTTCCCAGGGACGGCTGGGCTCAGGCCAGCCTGAGGACACAGTGCCCCAGCTCCCAAGCCCCTCCGTCCACTCTGCCCTCAAAGCCACAGGACCCCAGGCTGGACAGGACACCAGCCACAGGCCAGGAAGGGCCAAAGGTGGCCAGGAGGGCACTGCCGGGATGTGGCACAAGAAAGGCCCGTGGGCACAGGGGTAGTTCTACCTAGTTTATTGTTTTCCAAGAAGGGTCTTCTACAGGGGAGCACCTGACCGGGACTGGGGGGGACCGGGCAACCAGGGTACGtcagagaaggaggaggacagAGACAGAAATGCTCCTGGAGAAAAGACGGCACCTGGAGGGGGCATCCAGGGCTGGGCCCATCCTGTGCAGAAAAGAGACCGGTTGCTGGCCCCTAAGGCCCCCGTCCAGGATGGGCGATGCCGAGAGGGGCAAAGTAAAGTGTAGTCGGGCTCCAGATGGAGAGGGGAGAGTGAGGCTGGGACCAGGTGAGGTTCTGGCTCCCAGCCGGTGGGATGGAGAGTCTCTGGGCAGCTCTGAGGACCTGGGGGATCACCGCCCCCCAGCAAGAGGACAGGCGGGCCGCCCCCGAGAAGGGGCTCGGCCGGGGGCTCCGACATACCCAGACCCCAGCCGGGGGAGCCGAGTCCATCTCTGGACAGAGCTCCCCCTGCCACGGCCGGCCAGCCTCAGCAGGGCGTGCCCAGGGCCAGGAGCGGGGGCGCCTCCCGGGGCTTGTGGAAGTAGACAGAGGTGGACAGCCCCGTCTGGAGCTTGGCATCGGGGCCGTCGGTGGCTGCCACCCCGCCGCAGCCctcgcagcagcagcagcaacaacagtcCAGGAAGGCGCGGCCCAGCGGCCGGCACACGCACAGGAGGAGCACGGGCGTGGCGGCCGCCTTGAGGAAGGTGGCGAACTGGCCGACCAGGCCCAGGAGGTCCAGGGTCTGGCGGGTGAGCGTGGCCGAGAGGTAGGCGGCCACGACATTGCACACGTTCTCGGGGAGGGTGCAGAGGGTGTAGACGGCGGTCAGGCCCACCACGGTGCCGCTGAGCTGGCCCTCGCGCCGCTCCTGCTGGCCCGGCCGGCACTCTGGCTTTCTGCCGGGCGGGCCCCACACCCGCCACGTCACCAGCTGGCAGGTGACCGTGAAGAGGACGGGCAGGCAGAAGTAGCAGCCGAAGGACCACCACATCCGGGCGTTCTGGTAGGTCAAGACCAGCGAGTAGAGGGACTCGGGCAGGCGGGCGGAGGGCTTCATGACGCACGCATCCACGGGGCCCGCAGTGGGGCCGGGCTCCTGTACCAGCTGCCAGAGCAGGAGCTCGGGCGCAGCCAGCGTCATGGAGCCCACCCAGATGACCGCCAGCTTGGCCAGGATGGACGGGCACGGCTCGATGGGCCTGGCCTCGGGCAGGGTGCTGGTGGCCACGTGGAAGCGGTCAATGCCCAGGGCGCAGAGGCTGAAGGTGGTGACGCCGAGAGAGGAGACCTGCGAGGGGGCGTGGTGGGGGGAGAGGCGGGGGTCAGCCCCAGGCAACCGAGGGGCTGGCTCAGACTGGAAGCGCACGGCAGGCGTGGGAAGGACAGTGGTGGCACCGCCATTCAGGGGCATTTCAGATCTCATGGCCAGGGTCTGACGGGACAGACCGGGCTCAGGCGGGACCAGGGCCTTGGTGGACGGCAGAGCTGAGGTTCCCCTGCCGGCCGCCCGACTCTTGCCGCCCGCTGCCTTGCCTCTGGGCCCAGGGACGAGCGACCTAGGCCCTACAGCCCCTTGTGCTCCTGAGACTTTGGGAAATCATCTCTGAGGACAAACATGGACGGAGACGTAGGGCTCCTGGGCCTGCGGGTGCTTGGATGGCCTCAGCCACCACGTCCATGGGGGGAGTGGCCTTGGGGGTGCAGGGCATACACTCTCCCACCCTCCTCGCCCTGCCCGGAGAGGCCCAGGGCCAGCCCGAGTGGGGACGCAGTGGGCCTGTGCCCACTCCCCGCAGGCAGCTCACAGAGCACACAGGAAAACCACCCTGTGAGCAGAGAGGAAGCCAGAGCAGCAGGGAAGAAAGTGGCAGAGAGAAGTGACGGGACTGGGGCGGTGCTCCCAGCTCAGATGATGGCTGGGCACACTCAGGGCTGTGCTCAGTTCCCCCTCCGTCCAAGCACTCCCCTCTCCGGCTGGCTCCTGCCCCATCTCCAGGCaggccccaggccagggctcaggcTAAACAACACGCCCTCTCCTTTCCTGCATCTCAAAAATGGCCCCAAGCTGTATTTAGCTGCCTCCTGTTCCCTCCTGGGGTCTCCTGGGGCCTCCCTACAAAAGGGTGCTGGGTGGTGCATTCGTCCCTCCACTCTCACCCGTCACCCCAGCCTCCAGGGAGGGCTCAGGGGTCACCTCTGTCCTCCAGGCCGTGGAGGGGGTTAGGCGGCAGCCTGCGTATCAGGTGTGTTGGGACCCACAGTCGGGCAGGGGGCAGGGCCGGGCTCTCCTCGGCCGCCAGCTCCATGCAGACAAGCGCTCACAGGGGTCTTAGACCTTTCCCAGTAAAATCCACCACGTACTAAATTATTTCAGTTCTAAGCCCTTTGTAGACGTCACACATGTGAGCCTTCAGGGACTCACTCAGCTATGGTGATGGCGGTCAGCCCCGACTCacag
Proteins encoded in this region:
- the ARL8A gene encoding ADP-ribosylation factor-like protein 8A isoform X1, whose amino-acid sequence is MIALFNKLLDWFKALFWKEEMELTLVGLQYSGKTTFVNVIASGQFNEDMIPTVGFNMRKITKGNVTIKLWDIGGQPRFRSMWERYCRGVSAIVYMVDAADQEKIEASKNELHNLLDKPQLQGIPVLVLGNKRDLPGALDEKELIEKIHHPTVAYPALKVTEKLRLRPRPLGPGTALRI
- the ARL8A gene encoding ADP-ribosylation factor-like protein 8A isoform X2, whose protein sequence is MIALFNKLLDWFKALFWKEEMELTLVGLQYSGKTTFVNVIASGQFNEDMIPTVGFNMRKITKGNVTIKLWDIGGQPRFRSMWERYCRGVSAIVYMVDAADQEKIEASKNELHNLLDKPQLQGIPVLVLGNKRDLPGALDEKELIEKMNLSAIQDREICCYSISCKEKDNIDITLQWLIQHSKSRRS
- the GPR37L1 gene encoding G-protein coupled receptor 37-like 1 — protein: MRWPWPLAICLAVALAAGPGRVPGGVPLRRGGRGTEEEAKGVQQYVPQEWAEYPRPIRPTGPQPTEPQVAASAHPDRAVVPGSSRQEPRGNATGTPGRRLQIQNPLYPVTESSYGAYAVLLLALALFAVGIVGNLAVMCIVWHSYYLKSAWNSILASLALWDFLVLFFCLPVIIFHEITKQRLLGDVSCRAVPFVEVSSLGVTTFSLCALGIDRFHVATSTLPEARPIEPCPSILAKLAVIWVGSMTLAAPELLLWQLVQEPGPTAGPVDACVMKPSARLPESLYSLVLTYQNARMWWSFGCYFCLPVLFTVTCQLVTWRVWGPPGRKPECRPGQQERREGQLSGTVVGLTAVYTLCTLPENVCNVVAAYLSATLTRQTLDLLGLVGQFATFLKAAATPVLLLCVCRPLGRAFLDCCCCCCCEGCGGVAATDGPDAKLQTGLSTSVYFHKPREAPPLLALGTPC